DNA from Agarilytica rhodophyticola:
AGAAATAGAAAAGCGTCTGCTTGAGTGCGATCTATTTATTGCTATAGGGACGTCTGGACAGGTATATCCAGCAGCAGGTTTTGTGCAAATGGCCTCAATGACAGATGCCACAACGGTAGAGTTGAACCTAAAGCCAAGTGACGTGCACTCAAGTTTTAATCACGCCTATTATGGGCCTGCGACGCAAATCGTAAGGGAATTTTTCTCATAACATGATCAAAGTATTAAGATAATGCACAAAGACCTATTGGATAACACTTTAGCCGCCTTCGACAAAGCAAACGCCTGCGACCCGAATATGGAGATATACAAGGGCAAAGAAATACCCCGGGAATTGCTGTATGGCCAGCGTATGAGCGAAGAGCTATCGATGTTTGTATCAGCCCCTAGTGTGCATCTGCAATTGGCAGCTCGAGCACAGCATATCGAACGCTGGCAATCCCCCCGCTCGGATTATCCCGATGGTCGCTCAGGCTATAAAAAGTGGCGATCCCAGCTCTACTTATTTCATGCTCAAAGGGCTGGAGAGATTATGCAGGCTCAAGGCTATGACCAAGATGATATCGATAGAGTGAGGTTTCTCATACAGAAGCGACAAATGAAAACAGACCAGGAATCGCAAACACTGGAAGATACTGTCTGTCTTGTATTTTTAAGGCACTATATCGAAGCATTTGCACTTAAGCATTCGCAGGAAAAACTCATAGGTATCATCCAGAAGACCTGGAACAAAATGTCGGAAAATGGACATCAAGCTGCCCTCAAAATTAACTTTTCAGAAAAAATTTTTAGTTTATTGCAAAAATCTTTGCAATAAATATTTCTGTAAGAAAAGCTGACATACATTATGTGAAATATCTATGTATAAGTTTTATGAATAAGTACACATACTACTTAGTTACTTAAGCTTATGCTCCCAATTCTCAGCACCCTCTTGCTATAACTGCCAATAGTGGCGCGGCCTCCACGGTAATATGTCAAAAAAGGGTATTTTCGCGACATTTTTTGCTCCTCCAAAAAATAAGTGGGAAGGCGAAAAAAAGATATAAAACTGAGTGTTAAATTTTCATAAAATTTATCGTTTTTGTCGATTATACATATTACAAAAAAGCATGTTGAATGTAAGAAGCATAAGTAGGTGTATATAAGACATTGACTTATAAGGAACTTTTTATTTTTGTGGAGTTGACAAGCTGTCAAGCCTTGTTTTAAATAAGTATAAAGCTAGCCAAAAAACTCAAGCTAAATACAACAAAAAAATTTGATTACAGAGATATCCTCAAATGAAAAATATACTCATTGTTTTCGTTATCAGTATGACTGTAGTTGCCCAAGCAGCTTTTGGTTGCGACGAACAGTGTCAAAGAGAAAAGGCTCAAGCTAAGTACAATGTAACCTTCCCGAGTTATTTAACTTGGAAGTACTGTGAGGGTATTGCAGTGGATTTCATGACATCTGCAGTGCGTAGCTTGGATAGCTATAGAACCAATCACTTTAACACGAAATATAAAGGCCCACTAAAGAACACGCGCAACTTCCTTGTTCAACGCAAAGACTGGTTGCAGGAGTGTGACGACTACTTGAAAAAGACCAAAAAATCTCGCGTCTTTAACGATACCAAAACAACTCAAAAAATCTTTGCCTCTATCGATAGTGTAAGCGGTGAATTCGCAGCATTAATCAAAGGCTCGTCTTACGCATCTTCTGACGAAGCGCAGGCAGTAATGAATGAAAAGATCAATACCCTTTTCAAGCAAGTTGAAGATCA
Protein-coding regions in this window:
- a CDS encoding DUF4202 domain-containing protein, whose amino-acid sequence is MHKDLLDNTLAAFDKANACDPNMEIYKGKEIPRELLYGQRMSEELSMFVSAPSVHLQLAARAQHIERWQSPRSDYPDGRSGYKKWRSQLYLFHAQRAGEIMQAQGYDQDDIDRVRFLIQKRQMKTDQESQTLEDTVCLVFLRHYIEAFALKHSQEKLIGIIQKTWNKMSENGHQAALKINFSEKIFSLLQKSLQ